From one Lotus japonicus ecotype B-129 chromosome 3, LjGifu_v1.2 genomic stretch:
- the LOC130749871 gene encoding F-box/kelch-repeat protein At3g23880-like: protein MRDYILNPNPYFSSCNLTALTSREKERRKKRMENFTLPQELVLEIMLRLPVRSLVRFKCVCKSWLSLISDPEFGKSHFDLAAAPTHRLLQTYSTGSQIISLAFEESLTDNSAIVHLEFPPTPPQRDPRYTIIHVPHLSKHGLQPVGYCRGIMLLANRHSDFVIWNPSTGIHRQISLSYNELDPSLPNYTKYSNSEGVFVLNILHGFGYDESTDDYLLVLIRQSYSCKYIAKMFSAVVKNLHPRIQVFSLKTNAPSFIYDLDFKYEAAFNTGLFLNQSLHWLVESKASGLPLVIAFDLIDRSLSEIPLSLDCAVLYLSEAYRDRCHLMVLGGCLSLHYYGRRDVADEIWVMKEYKVSSSWMKSSFVLPRNIKNRVSPICFTKDGALVASSVDGTLVKLNEKGEVLEQHRDGLNNNYFPKYHYIYRESLLPLP, encoded by the coding sequence ATGAGAGACTATAttctcaaccctaatccttattTCTCTTCATGCAATTTAACGGCACTCACCTCAcgtgagaaagaaagaaggaagaaaaggaTGGAGAACTTCACTCTGCCCCAGGAGTTGGTGCTGGAGATTATGTTGAGGTTGCCGGTTAGATCTCTTGTGCGTTTCAAATGCGTGTGTAAGTCATGGCTCTCCCTAATATCCGATCCTGAATTCGGTAAATCTCATTTTGACCTAGCTGCTGCACCCACTCATCGCCTTCTTCAAACATATAGTACTGGTTCTCAAATCATATCCCTGGCTTTTGAGGAATCACTTACCGACAACTCTGCTATTGTGCATCTCGAATTTCCGCCAACACCACCACAAAGAGATCCTCGTTATACTATAATTCACGTCCCTCACCTCTCTAAGCATGGTCTTCAACCTGTTGGTTATTGTAGAGGGATCATGCTCTTAGCCAATAGGCACAGTGATTTTGTTATATGGAATCCATCAACTGGTATTCATAGGCAAATATCACTCTCTTATAATGAGCTCGATCCATCTCTCCCAAATTATACAAAATATAGTAACAGTGAAGGAGTGTTTGTACTTAATATTCTGCATGGTTTTGGGTATGATGAATCAACTGATGACTACTTGCTAGTTCTTATACGACAATCATATTCGTGTAAGTACATTGCAAAGATGTTTTCTGCCGTGGTTAAGAATCTGCATCCTAGAATTCAGGTTTTCTCATTGAAAACCAATGCGCCCTCCTTTATTTACGACCTTGATTTTAAATATGAGGCTGCTTTTAATACCGGGTTGTTCTTGAATCAGTCTCTTCATTGGTTGGTTGAATCTAAGGCTTCTGGGCTTCCATTGGTTATTGCCTTTGATTTGATAGATAGAAGTTTATCAGAGATTCCTCTATCACTTGATTGTGCCGTATTGTATCTGTCTGAGGCTTATAGAGATCGTTGTCATCTCATGGTACTAGGAGGATGTCTCAGTCTCCATTACTACGGTAGAAGAGATGTTGCTGATGAGATATGGGTCATGAAAGAATATAAAGTGTCCTCTTCTTGGATGAAATCTTCTTTTGTTCTGCCGCGTAACATTAAGAACCGAGTTTCGCCCATATGCTTTACTAAAGATGGTGCACTTGTTGCATCAAGTGTCGATGGAACATTAGTGAAATTGAATGAGAAGGGAGAAGTGTTGGAGCAACACAGAGATGGGCTGAACAACAATTATTTTCCGAAATATCATTATATCTATAGAGAGAGTTTGCTACCACTCCCTTAG
- the LOC130749865 gene encoding F-box/kelch-repeat protein At3g06240-like → MENSTLPEELRVEVLLRLPVKSAVRFKCVCKSWLSLISDPQFAKSHFDLAAKPTHRVLTSFNNDSQITSLAFEGSLTDVSDKFPPAPCKLDVPLPSYGPLALQPVVSCREFMLLANEYGEDVVVWNPTTGTHRQLPVTYDNQTLVGFGYDKSTDDYLLVLIRKYYCKQCVRRPKIMNSHAPHPRIQVFSLKTNAPSFISGFEFDFKYDPPNMEGLFLNQSLHWLVESNATHLPLIVAFDLIDRSLSEITLSKDFVQLWHNKDLCYLTILGGCLSLYYLGFQYEGANGVRDQIWVMKEYKVSSSWIKCFVLQGNINAKKNHSWPIYF, encoded by the coding sequence ATGGAGAATTCCACTCTCCCTGAGGAGTTGAGGGTAGAGGTTCTCTTGAGGTTGCCAGTGAAGTCTGCCGTGCGTTTCAAATGTGTGTGCAAGTCATGGCTCTCCCTAATTTCCGATCCTCAATTCGCTAAATCTCATTTTGACCTAGCCGCTAAACCCACCCATCGTGTTCTCACTTCATTTAACAATGATTCCCAAATCACGTCTCTCGCTTTTGAGGGATCACTGACTGATGTCTCTGACAAATTCCCACCTGCACCCTGTAAACTTGATGTTCCTCTCCCTTCTTATGGTCCTCTTGCACTTCAGCCTGTGGTTTCTTGTAGAGAGTTTATGCTTTTAGCCAATGAGTACGGTGAAGATGTCGTTGTTTGGAATCCAACAACTGGTACTCATAGGCAATTACCAGTCACCTATGATAATCAGACTCTTGTTGGTTTTGGGTATGACAAATCAACAGATGACTATTTGCTAGTTCTTATACGAAAATATTATTGTAAGCAGTGTGTACGCAGGCCTAAGATTATGAATTCGCATGCCCCGCATCCTCGAATTCAGGTTTTCTCATTGAAAACCAATGCACCATCCTTTATTTCTggttttgaatttgattttaAATACGATCCTCCTAATATGGAAGGGTTGTTCTTGAATCAGTCTCTTCACTGGTTGGTTGAATCTAACGCCACACACCTTCCGCTAATTGTTGCCTTTGATTTGATAGATAGAAGTTTATCAGAGATTACTCTATCAAAAGATTTTGTCCAATTGTGGCATAATAAAGATCTTTGTTATCTCACGATACTAGGAGGATGTCTCAGTCTCTACTACTTGGGTTTCCAGTATGAGGGTGCAAATGGTGTTCGTGATCAGATATGGGTCATGAAAGAATATAAAGTGTCGTCTTCCTGGATTAAATGTTTTGTTCTGCAGGGTAACATCAATGCCAAGAAGAACCACTCGTGGCCCATATACTTTTAA
- the LOC130749868 gene encoding F-box/kelch-repeat protein At3g06240-like: protein MENSTLPEELLVEILLRLPVKSVVRLKCVCKLWLSLIFDPQFAKSHFDLAAKPTHHVLTSFNNGSQITSLSFEGSLTDVSDKFPPAPCKLDVPLPSYGPHALRPVVCCRGFVLLANEYGRDVTVWNPTTGTHRKLPVTYDDRTLVGFGYDKSTDDYLLVLIRQYYCKQCVRRPKIMNSHVPHPQIQVFSLKANAPSLISGFKFDFKYEPPNTEGLFLNQSIHWLVESNATNIPLIVAFDLIDRSLTEIPLSIDCVELWHCKDHCYLKVLGGCLSLHYLGFQYEGGDGIRDQIWVMKEYKVPSSWIKCFVLQGNISDRKNHSWPICLSRDGALLASRRDGRIMKLNDNGEVLKQHRDDGLKNNHFPHHHMYRESFLPLP, encoded by the coding sequence ATGGAGAACTCCACTCTCCCTGAGGAGTTGCTGGTAGAAATTCTCTTGAGGTTGCCAGTGAAGTCTGTCGTGCGTCTAAAATGCGTGTGCAAGTTATGGCTCTCCCTAATTTTCGATCCCCAATTCGCTAAATCTCATTTTGACCTAGCCGCTAAACCCACCCATCATGTTCTCACATCATTTAACAATGGATCCCAAATCACATCCCTGTCTTTTGAGGGATCACTAACTGATGTCTCTGACAAATTCCCACCCGCACCCTGTAAACTTGATGTTCCTCTCCCTTCTTACGGTCCTCATGCTCTTCGGCCTGTGGTTTGTTGTAGAGGGTTTGTGCTTTTAGCCAATGAGTACGGTCGTGATGTCACTGTCTGGAATCCAACAACTGGTACTCATAGGAAATTACCAGTCACCTATGATGATCGGACTCTCGTTGGTTTTGGGTATGACAAATCAACAGATGACTACTTGCTAGTTCTTATACGACAATATTATTGTAAGCAGTGCGTGCGCAGGCCTAAGATTATGAATTCGCATGTTCCGCATCCTCAAATTCAGgttttctcattgaaagccaATGCACCATCCTTGATTTCTggttttaaatttgattttaaatacGAACCTCCTAATACGGAGGGGTTGTTCTTGAATCAGTCTATTCACTGGTTGGTTGAATCTAACGCCACAAACATTCCGCTAATTGTTGCCTTTGATTTGATAGATAGAAGTTTAACGGAGATTCCTCTATCAATTGATTGTGTCGAATTGTGGCATTGTAAAGATCATTGTTATCTCAAGGTACTAGGAGGATGTCTCAGTCTCCACTACTTGGGTTTCCAGTACGAGGGTGGAGATGGTATTCGTGATCAGATATGGGTCATGAAAGAATATAAAGTTCCTTCTTCTTGGATTAAATGTTTTGTTCTGCAGGGTAACATTAGTGATAGGAAGAACCACTCGTGGCCCATATGCTTATCAAGAGATGGTGCTCTTCTTGCATCAAGGAGAGATGGAAGaataatgaaattgaatgaCAATGGAGAAGTGTTAAAGCAACATAGAGATGATGGGCTGAAGAACAATCACTTTCCACATCATCATATGTATAGAGAGAGTTTTCTACCACTCCCTTAA
- the LOC130749859 gene encoding F-box protein CPR1-like gives MENYTLPEDLMVEIMLRLPVRSLLRFKCVCKLWLSLISNPEFGQSYDELDPSLSNTDYNYGEVFRQRNSILLGFGYDESTYDYLLVLIRQSYSCEFIADKFSDAVKNSHPRIQVFSLKTNVASFIYGVDFDEYNAVFTSGLFLNQSLHWLFESKATHLPLIVAFNLRDRSLFEIPLSPDCVQLYNNKTCYLRVLGVSCLSLYYCGWGGGDADEIWVMKEYKVSSSWIKFFVLPQNISFMKNRFWPICFTKDGALVASSGDGTIMRLNDNGDVLEQHRDGLENNDFPKHRYMYRKSLLPLP, from the coding sequence ATGGAAAATTACACTCTCCCCGAGGATTTAATGGTAGAAATTATGTTGAGGTTGCCCGTTAGATCTCTTTTACGTTTCAAATGCGTGTGCAAGTTATGGTTGTCCCTTATTTCCAATCCTGAATTTGGTCAATCTTATGATGAGCTCGATCCATCTCTCTCAAATACAGATTATAATTACGGGGAAGTGTTTAGGCAAAGAAATAGTATTCTACTTGGTTTTGGGTATGATGAATCAACATATGACTACTTGCTAGTTCTTATCCGACAATCCTATTCGTGTGAGTTCATTGCAGACAAGTTTTCTGATGCGGTTAAGAATTCGCATCCTCGAATTCAGGTTTTCTCATTGAAAACCAATGTGGCCTCCTTTATTTATggtgttgattttgatgaatatAATGCTGTTTTTACCTCTGGGTTGTTCTTGAATCAGTCTCTTCATTGGTTGTTTGAATCTAAAGCTACGCACCTTCCACTAATTGTTGCCTTTAATTTGAGAGATAGAAGTTTATTTGAGATTCCTCTATCACCTGATTGTGTACAATTGTACAATAATAAAACGTGTTATTTAAGGGTACTAGGAGTAAGTTGTCTTAGTCTATATTACTGTGGCTGGGGCGGAGGTGATGCAGATGAGATATGGGTCATGAAAGAATATAAAGTGTCGTCTTCTTGGATTAAATTTTTTGTTCTGCCGCAAAACATTAGTTTCATGAAGAACCGATTTTGGCCTATATGCTTTACTAAAGATGGTGCACTTGTTGCATCAAGTGGCGATGGAACAATAATGAGATTGAATGACAATGGAGATGTACTTGAGCAACACAGAGATGGGCTGGAGAACAATGATTTTCCAAAACATCGTTATATGTATAGAAAGAGTTTGCTACCACTCCCTTAG